The following proteins are encoded in a genomic region of Brachypodium distachyon strain Bd21 chromosome 1, Brachypodium_distachyon_v3.0, whole genome shotgun sequence:
- the LOC100831885 gene encoding protein transport protein yos1 → MGLWMLLEGFLLLANALAILNEDRFLGPRGWSMSEVSGNGQTKSLKGQIVGLIYATQFLRVPLIALNVLIIVVKLVSG, encoded by the coding sequence ATGGGCTTGTGGATGCTGCTGGAAGGATTTTTGCTTCTTGCAAATGCACTGGCCATACTGAATGAAGACCGGTTTCTTGGTCCGAGGGGTTGGAGCATGTCTGAAGTTTCAGGAAATGGGCAAACAAAGTCGCTGAAGGGCCAGATCGTGGGGCTCATCTACGCCACTCAGTTTTTGCGTGTGCCCCTGATAGCACTTAATGTTCTTATCATTGTTGTGAAGTTGGTGTCAGGCTGA
- the LOC100832182 gene encoding probable calcium-binding protein CML27: MDAAAPPKPSLSKKPSPSFRLRNGSLNALRLRRVFDLFDRNGDGEITLDEMASALDTLGLGADRPSLEATVGAYIPAGAAGLGFEDFESLHRALGDALFGPIAEEEELRKEDEEGDMKEAFRVFDENGDGFISAAELQAVLKKLGLAEARNLAAVQEMICNVDRDRDGQVDFGEFKVMMQGITVWGA, encoded by the coding sequence atggacgccgccgctcccccAAAGCCGTCCTTGTCCAAGAAGCCCTCGCCGTCGTTCCGCCTCCGCAACGGCAGCCTGAACGcgctgcgcctgcgccgcgTGTTCGACCTCTTCGACCgcaacggcgacggcgagatCACCCTGGACGAGATGGCGTCGGCCCTGGACACGCTCGGCCTGGGCGCCGACCGCCCTAGCCTGGAGGCCACCGTGGGCGCCTAcatccccgccggcgccgcggggcTCGGGTTCGAGGACTTCGAGAGCCTCCACCGCGCCCTCGGCGACGCGCTCTTCGGCCCCatcgccgaggaggaggagctccggaaggAGGACGAAGAAGGGGACATGAAGGAGGCGTTCCGGGTGTTCGACGAGAACGGCGACGGGTTCATCTCGGCGGCCGAGCTGCAGGCCGTGCTCAAGAAGCTCGGCCTGGCGGAGGCGCGGAACCTGGCGGCGGTGCAGGAGATGATCTGCAACGTCGACCGCGACCGCGACGGCCAGGTCGACTTCGGCGAGTTCAAGGTCATGATGCAGGGGATCACCGTGTGGGGAGCTTGA
- the LOC100832683 gene encoding uncharacterized protein LOC100832683 produces the protein MAAQATLSLRPCATLAPSRGALPRAHAGFAPASRPAPALSISCPPRRLESLRRALAVESDQQGSVVVSEDQEEKPRSYYFLVANAKFMLDDEEHFQEQLQEKLRLYEERSKEQDFWLVVEPKFLDRFPNITSRLKRPAVALVSTDRNWIRFMKLRLDRVLAEQFDAETLEEALASNPVELKFDEPAKWTAPYPKYQSGWWEAFLPPKFSNGTA, from the exons ATGGCGGCTCAAGCGACGCTGTCCCTCCGCCCCTGCGCGACCCTCGCGCCATCCAGGGGCGCGCTCCCCCGCGCCCACGCCGGGTTCGCGCCCGCTAGTCGACCCGCCCCCGCCCTCTCCATCTCCTGCCCGCCGAGGCGCCTCGAGAGCCTCCGCCGGGCCCTCGCCGTCGAATCCGACCAGCAGGGCTCTGTAGTGGTTTCCGAGGAT CAGGAGGAGAAGCCGCGGAGTTACTACTTCCTGGTGGCGAACGCCAAGTTCAtgctggacgacgaggagcacTTCCAGGAGCAGCTCCAGGAGAAGCTGCGGCTCTACGAGGAGCGGAGCAAGGAGCAGGACTTCTGGCTCGTGGTCGAGCCCAAGTTCCTGGACAGGTTCCCCAACATCACCAGCCGGCTCAAACGCCCAGCCGTGGCGCTCGTCTCCACCGACCGCAACTGGATCAG ATTCATGAAACTAAGGCTGGACAGGGTCTTAGCGGAGCAGTTCGATGCAGAAACACTTGAAGAAGCACTGGCTTCTAACCCTGTTGAGTTGAAGTTTGACGAGCCTGCGAAATGGACAGCTCCATACCCAAAATACCAGTCTGGATGGTGGGAGGCTTTCTTACCTCCAAAGTTCAGCAACGGCACGGCTTAG